In Papaver somniferum cultivar HN1 chromosome 1, ASM357369v1, whole genome shotgun sequence, a genomic segment contains:
- the LOC113329352 gene encoding homeobox-leucine zipper protein REVOLUTA-like: MVEWLGLERQASRISTKSSADRQQIVNSSGTEDSMNNTPPYSLMQKHKERLLSVAEETLAEFFPKATGTAVDWVQIPGMKPGPDSVGIVAISHTCSGVAARACGLVSLEPMKIAEILKDRPSWFRDCRSLEVVTSFPVGKGGTIELVYMQMYAPTTLAPARDFWTLRYTTTLEDGSLVVCERSLSGSGAGPNASAANQFVRAEMLPSGYLVRSCEGGGSIIHIVDHLDLEDELVCLGIQFKLLEPNKDGRISLNNIRVWEADQWEEKICWADMELLVVALESWVDNSEADQMLLMLEGDQWEEKICWADMEGECEWGGEDGLG, translated from the exons ATGGTTGAATGGTTGGGACT AGAGCGTCAAGCAAGTAGAATAAGCACAAAGAGCTCAGCAGATAGGCAACAGATAGTTA ACTCTTCTGGAACAGAAGATTCTATGAACAACACACCTCCATATTCTTTGATGCAAAAGCATAAGGAAAG ACTCCTATCTGTCGCCGAGGAGACCTTGGCAGAGTTTTTTCCAAAGGCTACAGGAACTGCTGTTGATTGGGTGCAGATACCCGGGATGAAG CCTGGTCCGGATTCGGTTGGGATTGTTGCTATTTCGCACACTTGTAGTGGAGTGGCAGCACGAGCCTGTGGTCTCGTTAGTTTAGAACCTATGAAG ATTGCAGAAATTCTCAAAGATCGTCCATCTTGGTTCCGAGATTGCCGGAGCCTTGAAGTCGTCACCTCGTTTCCAGTTGGAAAAGGCGGGACAATTGAGTTGGTGTACATGCAG ATGTATGCTCCCACCACATTAGCTCCTGCGCGCGACTTTTGGACATTGAGATATACTACGACATTAGAAGATGGTAGTCTCGTG GTCTGTGAGAGATCCCTATCTGGTTCTGGTGCTGGACCAAATGCATCTGCTGCCAACCAATTCGTGAGAGCTGAGATGCTGCCTAGTGGTTATTTGGTTCGATCATGTGAAGGGGGAGGATCCATTATCCACATAGTTGATCACCTGGATCTGGAG GATGAGCTTGTGTGCCTTGGGATTCAGTTTAAGCtcttggaacctaataaagatgGCCGGATCTCTCTTAATAACATCAGAGTG TGGGAGGCTGATCAGTGGGAGGAGAAGATTTGTTGGGCTGATATGGAGCTGTTGGTTGTTGCGCTTGAGAGTTGGGTTGATAACTCGGAGGCTGACCAGATGCTGCTGATGTTGGAGGGTGATCAGTGGGAGGAGAAGATTTGCTGGGCTGATATGGAGGGTGAGTGTGAATGGGGTGGTGAAGATGGGTTGGGTTGA